The proteins below come from a single Sulfurovum xiamenensis genomic window:
- the wbaP gene encoding undecaprenyl-phosphate galactose phosphotransferase WbaP, with product MWTDRRRKSWKNDIFSVIGLIIIDSLSFFTSVGIAYAFSTLISFEVLSLDSLELSTLKDYAWLSIIYLIVISYEGLYSRRETFSEESRILVKSLILSTTIALIIGFLEHLSMSFIILLWLTSMMIFPMFRLYGKNLLYRLKIWYEPILILGNNGPGREFADKMMKNHFLGYKVIGFLDDGRSLENNEVHIPNEHYKVLGEIKDYCDIARKYHVNIALISLPHFEKEEISALVLEVEQCSRRVIIVPHAKGIAMQNTKLLHVLSNNTFLLELNNNLRKRNNLFWKNTFDILIALILLPLNIPVVMIIAILIKIDSKGPVVFSQKRLGQYGTYFQCFKFQTMYENSDEILKKYLEENEEAAAEWKKYKKLKSYDPRVTRVGKILRKTSLDELAQIINVLKGEMSFVGPRPYLPREREDMGKQASIILEAKPGITGLWQVSGRNKLTFDERVTLDSWYVYNWSLWSDIFILIKTIKVVLKREGSC from the coding sequence ATGTGGACAGACAGAAGGCGTAAATCTTGGAAAAATGATATTTTTTCTGTTATCGGCTTAATTATAATTGATTCACTCTCTTTTTTTACTTCAGTAGGTATCGCCTATGCATTTAGTACATTAATCTCCTTTGAAGTGTTAAGTCTAGATTCCCTTGAACTTAGTACTTTAAAGGACTACGCTTGGCTGTCTATCATATATTTAATTGTTATAAGCTATGAAGGTTTGTATTCTAGAAGGGAAACCTTTTCAGAAGAGTCACGAATTCTTGTTAAATCACTTATTTTATCTACCACTATAGCTCTTATTATTGGATTTCTGGAGCATTTATCCATGTCATTCATTATCTTACTGTGGCTTACTAGTATGATGATCTTTCCTATGTTTAGACTCTATGGTAAAAATCTTTTATATCGTTTAAAAATATGGTATGAGCCTATTCTTATACTTGGGAATAATGGGCCAGGAAGAGAATTTGCTGATAAAATGATGAAAAACCATTTTCTTGGATATAAGGTAATAGGGTTCTTGGATGATGGTAGATCTCTTGAAAATAATGAAGTGCATATCCCAAATGAACATTATAAAGTTTTGGGTGAGATCAAAGACTACTGTGATATAGCAAGAAAATATCATGTCAATATTGCATTGATTTCTTTACCACATTTTGAGAAGGAAGAAATTTCTGCTTTAGTGCTTGAAGTAGAGCAGTGTTCAAGGCGTGTTATTATAGTGCCACATGCAAAAGGTATAGCAATGCAAAACACCAAACTTTTACATGTACTCTCAAACAATACATTTTTACTGGAACTCAATAATAATTTAAGAAAAAGAAATAATCTGTTTTGGAAAAACACTTTTGACATACTGATAGCACTGATCCTGTTACCTTTAAATATACCTGTCGTTATGATTATCGCTATTCTCATTAAAATTGATTCAAAAGGACCAGTCGTTTTTTCTCAAAAAAGATTGGGACAGTATGGTACATATTTTCAATGTTTTAAATTTCAGACCATGTATGAAAATAGCGATGAGATCCTAAAAAAATATTTAGAAGAAAATGAGGAAGCAGCAGCAGAGTGGAAAAAATACAAAAAACTTAAATCATATGACCCCAGAGTTACAAGAGTAGGGAAAATACTTAGAAAAACATCTTTGGATGAACTTGCTCAGATTATTAATGTGCTTAAGGGAGAGATGAGTTTTGTGGGTCCAAGACCTTATCTCCCCAGGGAGAGAGAAGATATGGGGAAACAAGCCAGTATCATTTTAGAAGCTAAACCAGGTATTACAGGCCTATGGCAGGTTTCAGGCAGAAATAAACTTACATTTGATGAGAGAGTGACACTTGATTCATGGTATGTATATAATTGGTCATTATGGTCAGATATATTTATACTGATCAAAACGATTAAAGTAGTTTTGAAAAGAGAGGGGTCTTGTTAA
- a CDS encoding glycosyl hydrolase family 28-related protein: MKKIILLLIVGFTTLMGIEFTMTESGLYPNVETQPTPSTPVADGWVETPLPSSYFNVLDYGLKGDGSTDDTAALEAIFNDHPEVTNLYFPAGYTFRLHKVQIHSRIEALFGGGTIKFHDEGNSNSGTSLWGFGFHTVPDNLIIDGLHFKLESGYTTAQNYGMITFWDNGGIADGIEIRNCTSDGSNGALNFLKVFPRVADGRSFPNMKVYNNTSSNCRGYFDFEYINVGQGREDGMPNFKMFNNRILNGSGHGAISYIRMTSYGAEIYNNYIDESGMAIEILSENVKVHHNKLLNIRGQALSLGTWTSQYGNVTGTETEIYNNHIEVKSTGYVFSYTGHNADIHDNYINGVAIFRLDVAGSQLILPNFYNNTVVNTIGSPAVSISNNIGGGNVVGGACYNNTVYTKSGSTGISVYSVDSSTNTSDNSIFIMNGTGTCINTVGTNVNNTCTQNYTGSVPTAKSGAGLSDPNNIGA; the protein is encoded by the coding sequence ATGAAAAAGATAATTTTACTATTAATAGTGGGATTTACAACATTGATGGGAATAGAGTTTACCATGACAGAAAGTGGGTTATATCCAAATGTAGAAACACAACCTACACCAAGCACGCCAGTAGCTGACGGTTGGGTTGAAACACCCTTACCTTCTAGTTACTTCAATGTTCTTGATTATGGTCTGAAAGGTGATGGTTCTACTGATGACACAGCTGCATTAGAAGCAATCTTCAATGACCATCCGGAAGTAACAAATCTATATTTCCCTGCAGGATACACTTTTAGACTACATAAAGTTCAAATTCATTCAAGAATTGAAGCTTTATTTGGTGGAGGTACTATTAAATTCCATGATGAAGGCAATTCTAATAGTGGAACAAGCTTATGGGGATTTGGATTCCATACAGTTCCGGATAATCTAATTATTGATGGGTTACACTTTAAATTGGAATCTGGATATACAACAGCTCAAAATTATGGAATGATCACATTTTGGGATAATGGTGGTATTGCAGATGGTATAGAGATAAGGAACTGTACATCAGATGGCTCAAATGGAGCATTAAATTTTCTAAAGGTATTTCCTAGAGTGGCTGACGGCAGATCGTTTCCTAATATGAAAGTATATAATAATACGAGCAGTAATTGTCGCGGGTATTTTGATTTTGAATATATCAATGTAGGTCAAGGTAGAGAAGATGGAATGCCTAATTTTAAAATGTTTAACAACCGTATTCTTAACGGAAGTGGTCATGGTGCGATTAGCTATATACGTATGACCAGTTATGGTGCAGAGATATATAATAATTATATTGATGAATCAGGAATGGCTATAGAAATCTTATCTGAAAATGTAAAAGTCCATCATAATAAACTCCTTAATATACGAGGACAAGCTTTAAGTTTAGGTACGTGGACTTCTCAATATGGAAATGTGACAGGAACGGAAACTGAAATATATAATAATCATATAGAAGTAAAATCCACAGGATATGTATTTTCTTATACAGGACATAATGCAGACATACATGATAATTACATTAACGGTGTAGCTATATTTAGATTAGATGTTGCAGGTTCACAACTAATATTGCCAAATTTTTATAACAATACGGTTGTCAATACCATCGGCTCTCCAGCTGTCAGTATCAGCAACAATATAGGTGGCGGTAATGTAGTTGGAGGTGCTTGTTATAATAACACAGTTTATACAAAATCAGGGTCTACTGGAATATCTGTATACAGCGTAGATAGCTCTACTAATACAAGTGATAATAGCATATTTATTATGAATGGAACTGGTACTTGTATTAATACAGTAGGAACTAATGTTAATAATACGTGTACGCAGAACTACACAGGAAGTGTACCAACAGCAAAAAGTGGGGCTGGATTAAGTGACCCTAATAACATAGGTGCATAA
- a CDS encoding glycosyltransferase, producing MKSIIYVTSRRLLPLNSGDKVLTFNILKRLSKIYDIHLYNLNEGSAYTKDEILKIKKISKSFKTVQFDNSHSLFKILKSLFLNKMYLKVKTYNKQIEKDLTDFLNLDLNAEYIVWDHLRSSLFFSSNKFKNILIEHNNEADIFFERAEKERIPLVKYLIKKQARFLKAYVEDIHTKMDRIIYLNKNDFLNFVEKKPKKYILMDKLLIDFEHNSYEIKQNTDEKINLLFVGSLDWYPNIDALEWFLEEVFPYLKNKNNYHLDIVGRDPSKAFIKKINKYSNVDLHRNVPSVEEYYLRADIVLMPIRRGSGINIKVLEALSYGIPIVMTSFAKRGYDGLDFIPGADKAESFAANIDQLADIMNRKELSVKELMYYDDYQKNTDLVIRNLFDTF from the coding sequence TTGAAATCAATTATTTATGTAACATCACGGAGATTACTTCCTCTCAACTCCGGTGATAAAGTATTAACATTTAATATTTTAAAGCGGCTTTCAAAGATCTATGATATTCATTTATATAATCTTAATGAGGGAAGTGCGTATACTAAAGATGAAATTTTAAAGATAAAAAAGATAAGTAAGTCATTTAAAACAGTGCAATTTGATAATAGTCATTCATTGTTTAAGATTTTAAAAAGTCTTTTTTTGAATAAAATGTACTTGAAAGTAAAAACGTATAATAAACAGATAGAAAAAGATTTGACAGATTTTTTAAATTTGGATTTAAATGCTGAATATATTGTATGGGATCATCTACGATCTTCTTTGTTTTTTTCATCAAACAAGTTTAAAAACATCTTGATCGAACATAATAATGAAGCAGATATATTCTTTGAAAGAGCGGAAAAAGAAAGAATTCCATTAGTGAAATATCTCATCAAGAAACAAGCAAGATTTTTGAAAGCATACGTTGAAGATATCCATACCAAAATGGATCGAATTATATATTTGAATAAAAATGATTTTTTAAATTTTGTAGAAAAAAAACCGAAAAAATATATTTTAATGGATAAATTATTAATTGATTTTGAACACAATTCATATGAGATTAAACAAAATACCGATGAAAAAATAAACTTATTATTTGTTGGAAGTCTAGACTGGTATCCTAATATTGATGCCCTTGAGTGGTTTTTGGAAGAAGTATTTCCATATTTAAAAAATAAAAATAATTATCATCTAGATATTGTTGGTAGAGATCCAAGTAAAGCATTCATTAAAAAAATTAACAAGTATTCTAATGTAGATTTACATAGAAATGTTCCTTCAGTCGAAGAATACTATTTGAGAGCTGATATTGTTTTAATGCCCATCAGAAGGGGTTCAGGCATCAATATTAAAGTACTTGAAGCTCTCTCTTACGGCATACCTATTGTGATGACTTCATTTGCTAAACGTGGATATGATGGATTGGACTTTATACCCGGTGCAGATAAAGCCGAATCGTTTGCTGCAAATATTGATCAGCTTGCAGATATCATGAATAGAAAAGAGTTGTCCGTAAAAGAATTAATGTATTATGATGATTATCAAAAAAATACTGATCTAGTCATAAGAAATTTATTTGATACTTTTTAA
- a CDS encoding glycosyltransferase family 2 protein, protein MTESNDYPLVSIITVVYNDERSLRKTIESVIGQTYKNIEFIIIDGGSTDGTVNVIKEYEKHINRWISEPDKGVYDAMNKGLRLASGEWINFLNAEDTFYSNDTVGDIFYNKNNHHFKLIYGDWINVNSKDMYYEAHAIPYLNNRHLKSRFQMNHQSLFVKNNHIPNFDLTYKIKADYQWVIDIVKNVEDKDILYIHKPFVKYDCEGLSSTFLLVNVKEYIYLTKRNFGFLQVLKNCKIYFIYLIRYILLLSKKLINEKWGFRWK, encoded by the coding sequence TTGACTGAAAGTAATGATTATCCGCTTGTAAGTATCATAACTGTTGTATATAATGATGAAAGATCACTTCGTAAAACAATAGAAAGTGTTATTGGTCAAACATATAAAAATATAGAGTTTATTATCATTGATGGTGGATCAACAGATGGTACAGTGAATGTCATCAAAGAGTATGAAAAACACATCAATAGATGGATCAGTGAGCCTGATAAAGGTGTATATGATGCTATGAACAAAGGATTGAGGCTTGCCTCAGGTGAATGGATAAACTTTTTAAATGCAGAAGACACATTTTATTCTAATGATACTGTTGGAGATATTTTTTATAATAAGAACAATCATCACTTCAAATTGATTTATGGGGACTGGATTAATGTAAATAGTAAAGATATGTATTACGAGGCGCACGCTATTCCATATCTTAATAATAGACATTTAAAATCTCGTTTTCAAATGAATCATCAGTCATTATTCGTGAAAAATAATCATATACCAAATTTTGATTTAACCTATAAAATCAAAGCAGACTATCAATGGGTCATTGATATCGTCAAAAATGTGGAGGATAAAGACATTCTTTATATTCATAAACCATTTGTGAAGTATGATTGTGAAGGGCTCTCCTCAACTTTTTTGTTAGTGAATGTTAAAGAATATATCTATTTGACAAAAAGAAATTTTGGATTCTTGCAAGTATTGAAAAATTGTAAAATCTATTTCATTTATCTGATAAGATATATTTTATTGTTAAGTAAGAAATTGATAAATGAAAAATGGGGATTCAGATGGAAATGA
- a CDS encoding acyltransferase, with amino-acid sequence MKIYALMMRVLQYLKVSTMDFITQKITFVLMKMKFVDISSGLKSSGVPKMFIHRHGKLKIGRNFKMNNTIESNPVGRNFQCIFKVNKNAFLHIGDNVGMSGTTIVCLKEITISDNVMIGGNTCIYDTDFHSLDFHERNQVNEDISKACKKSVLIEKNVFIGAHVTILKGVHIGENSIVGACSVVTKNIPKNEIWAGNPAKFIRKL; translated from the coding sequence ATGAAGATATATGCCTTGATGATGAGAGTTTTGCAATACTTAAAAGTCAGTACTATGGATTTTATAACACAAAAGATCACTTTTGTATTAATGAAGATGAAATTCGTAGATATTTCTAGCGGGCTAAAATCATCAGGGGTACCCAAAATGTTTATACATCGCCATGGTAAATTGAAAATTGGAAGAAACTTTAAAATGAACAATACGATTGAAAGTAATCCTGTAGGTAGAAATTTTCAATGTATTTTCAAAGTAAATAAAAATGCTTTTTTACATATAGGGGATAATGTTGGTATGTCCGGAACCACTATCGTATGTTTAAAGGAGATCACTATTTCAGACAATGTGATGATCGGCGGTAATACGTGTATATATGATACCGATTTTCATTCACTCGATTTTCATGAAAGAAATCAAGTAAATGAAGATATAAGTAAAGCTTGTAAAAAAAGTGTTTTAATTGAAAAAAACGTATTTATAGGTGCACATGTAACAATCCTGAAGGGTGTCCATATAGGAGAAAATTCAATTGTTGGTGCATGTTCGGTTGTGACCAAAAATATTCCAAAAAATGAAATTTGGGCTGGTAATCCAGCTAAGTTTATACGGAAACTTTAA
- a CDS encoding glycosyltransferase family 4 protein: MKVLWLAPIPLIDDKDSHPAPWIITLAKELVDHGIDLTILNYSSLLESEILKKEYQGIHLIYIKSPKLKLDILTLYQLRIKKMRNYLRSIVHDYDLLHIHGTEHQYEVMALKLDIPKLISIQGIMNEVIKVIPMISNVKIYIEWKISSFYEKIYLPKYTYFSCRTHWDSGYIQSINSQAKIYNIWEMIRFDFFDDHFSDEKKNILFVGGKSPIKGLDKLLQAFNSSLQEKGLKLIVLGNCKSTDIENMIEKHGLMHIDINNIDCRGLQNVEGMIEAYEESFCLVHPTYIDNSPNSVCEAQLSGLPVIATDVGGVASLIEDRKTGLLIGQNEKEIELAVNTLLQDDDLTKKLSEQSRKIARHRHNPREILDDTVKMYNTIISENA, encoded by the coding sequence ATGAAAGTTTTATGGTTGGCACCTATTCCTTTAATTGATGATAAGGATTCTCACCCGGCACCCTGGATTATTACTTTGGCAAAAGAGCTTGTAGATCATGGAATTGATTTAACTATTTTAAATTATAGTTCTCTGTTGGAAAGTGAAATTCTAAAAAAGGAGTATCAAGGAATACACCTTATTTATATTAAATCACCAAAATTAAAGCTGGATATTTTGACATTGTATCAGCTCCGTATCAAAAAAATGAGAAATTATTTGAGATCCATCGTTCATGATTATGATCTTCTGCACATTCATGGAACTGAGCATCAGTATGAAGTCATGGCATTAAAACTCGATATTCCAAAACTGATCTCTATCCAGGGTATCATGAATGAAGTTATTAAAGTGATACCAATGATATCTAATGTAAAAATATATATAGAATGGAAGATATCATCTTTTTATGAAAAAATATATCTGCCTAAATATACATATTTTTCATGTCGAACTCACTGGGATTCAGGCTACATTCAGTCCATTAATTCTCAAGCTAAAATTTATAATATTTGGGAAATGATACGATTCGATTTTTTTGATGATCATTTTTCTGATGAAAAAAAGAATATATTATTTGTTGGTGGAAAAAGTCCGATAAAGGGTCTGGACAAACTTCTACAAGCATTTAATAGCTCTTTACAGGAAAAAGGTTTGAAGCTGATTGTTCTGGGTAACTGTAAATCAACCGATATTGAGAACATGATAGAAAAACATGGTTTAATGCATATTGATATCAATAATATAGATTGCCGAGGTCTACAAAATGTTGAAGGGATGATAGAAGCATATGAAGAATCCTTTTGTCTTGTTCACCCTACATATATTGACAATAGTCCAAATAGCGTATGTGAGGCACAGCTTTCCGGTCTTCCTGTGATTGCAACAGATGTTGGTGGTGTTGCATCTTTAATTGAAGATAGAAAGACGGGACTTTTGATAGGTCAAAATGAAAAAGAGATAGAGCTTGCTGTTAATACGCTTTTGCAAGACGATGATCTAACAAAAAAACTTTCTGAACAATCTAGAAAAATTGCAAGACATAGACATAATCCAAGAGAGATCTTAGACGATACCGTAAAGATGTATAATACTATTATAAGTGAGAATGCATGA
- a CDS encoding glycosyltransferase family 2 protein, whose amino-acid sequence MLKKNPLVSVIIPTHGRSHLLRRAIESVLNQTYDNVEIIIVDDNDSNSEHRDHTEKSLQDYLRNDQIMYLKHEKNAGGSAARNTGIKASHGKYIALLDDDDEWFPQKLQKQISYFESLDTDVGVIYCSYILQEHDKDVEIIRDDKGDLTKALLMLEFDPGASSTLVFRKSVLDEIHYFDEKFARHQDLEILIRVCRHYLIDVCPEVLLKINGHNFPSPYKIEQVQQLFLETFHEDIDRLAFWDKRYVYARHYMQLASLFLHEKMMLQVVKYYLKSILKFPMMLFHNKVNTRVKLFIMNRLCKKV is encoded by the coding sequence ATGTTAAAGAAAAATCCTTTGGTTTCAGTTATTATTCCTACGCATGGTAGAAGTCATTTACTTAGGCGTGCTATCGAATCGGTTTTAAATCAAACGTATGATAATGTTGAAATTATTATTGTTGATGACAATGATAGTAATAGTGAACATAGAGATCATACTGAGAAATCACTACAGGATTATCTGCGGAACGATCAAATCATGTATCTGAAACATGAAAAAAATGCAGGTGGTTCAGCAGCTCGTAATACTGGGATCAAAGCATCACATGGGAAATACATTGCATTGTTAGATGATGATGATGAATGGTTCCCTCAAAAACTTCAAAAGCAGATTTCATATTTTGAATCATTGGACACAGATGTTGGTGTCATCTATTGCAGTTATATTCTTCAGGAGCATGATAAGGATGTGGAGATCATACGTGATGACAAAGGAGATCTTACCAAGGCACTTTTAATGCTGGAGTTTGATCCAGGAGCAAGTTCAACATTGGTTTTCAGAAAAAGTGTTTTAGATGAGATACATTACTTTGATGAAAAGTTTGCCAGGCATCAAGATCTAGAGATACTGATACGTGTATGTCGTCATTATTTGATAGATGTATGTCCGGAAGTTTTATTGAAGATCAATGGTCATAATTTTCCTTCCCCTTATAAAATTGAGCAAGTACAGCAGTTATTTTTGGAGACATTTCATGAAGATATTGACCGTTTAGCATTTTGGGACAAACGATATGTCTATGCAAGGCATTATATGCAATTGGCAAGTTTGTTTTTACACGAGAAAATGATGTTGCAAGTTGTAAAATATTATTTAAAATCTATACTAAAGTTTCCAATGATGTTATTTCATAATAAAGTAAACACAAGGGTGAAGTTATTTATTATGAATAGGTTATGTAAAAAGGTATAG